AGTTTGCCAGGAAGGTAAAGGAATACCATAAAAAGTTTGAGGAGTAAAATAATCAGGTCTTACAGATTTAGCAGTAACAGTAAGTTGCCGGCAGCACACAAGTATAATACTATGGAGGTGTAAATTATGTCTAAGACGGAAAATAATTTAAAAGATGCCTTTGCAGGAGAATCTCAGGCAAACAGGAAATACCTTGCCTTTGCAAAAAAGGCCGAAGATGAAGGTTATAAGCAGGCTGCAAAATTATTCAGAGCGGCGGCAGAGGCCGAAACGGTTCATGCACACAACCACTTGAGAGAACTTAAGGGCATAAGGACCACAAAAGAGAACCTTGAAGAGGCTATTGGCGGTGAAACACATGAGTTTACGGAGATGTATCCCGTTATGATTGAAGAAGCCAAAGCAGAAGGCAACAACGGAGCCATGAGAAGCTTTAATATTGCCAATGAAGTTGAGAAAATACACGCAGCGCTTTATAAAAAGGCGCTTGAAACACTGGGCAACAATGAAGAAACCGAATATTATATATGTAAAGTGTGTGGCTGTACGATAGAGGGTGAGCCGCCCGATACCTGCCCGGTATGCGGCGCCAAAAAGATGGCCTTTTATAAAGTAGAATAGCGTTTTTTAGCGGTCAGTGTTAAGTACTCTACACAAAACGTTTCATGTTCTAAGCTAAAAAATGGTGAGGAATGTTGAGAATAGTAGCCTTTCACGGAAGTCCAAGGGTTGGCGGTAACTCTGATATTTTACTTCAAGAGGTGTTGAAGCAAATAGATAGAGAAGGCCACAAAATAAGGTTTTTCAGGCTTAACCTCATGAACATAAAACCTTGTCAGAATTGCGGTGGTTGTGATGAGACAGGGACTTGCGTGATTGATGACGATATGGGTGGAATTTATGATGCAGTCAGGGCGGCAGACAGGGTTATCCTTTCCTCCCCGATTTTTTTCTTTAGCCTTTCTGCCCAGTCAAAAATCATGATCGACAGGTTTCAGTGTTTCTGGTGTGAAAAATACCTTCTCAACAGGCCGATTCCAGAGGGTCCACATGGGAGAAAAGGTCTTTTAGTGCTTGTAGGCGGTATGAAAAAAGACATAGGTATTCAATGTGGAGAAGCGACTGCTAAAGCATTCTTCAGGACAATTAGTGTTCCTGAACACGAGACGTTGAGCTATCTGGGCATTGATCATAAGGGTGCGATTCTTCATCATTCAACTGCATTAGAAGATGCGCGAAGCGCCGGTGAGAGGCTTATAAAATTATGATAAGGAGTTATTTAAAAAATGAGAACAACAAAAACCTTAAAAAGTAGAAAACATGCAGTAGATTATAACAACTTAGGATTTGGCCAGCACTTTTCTGACCATATGTTCAGTTGTAATTATAAAAATGGTAAATGGGATATCCCGCAAATAGTCCCTTACGGCAGTATAAGCGTATCGCCCTCAATATGTTCTCTTCATTACGGACAGATTGTTTTTGAAGGTTTAAAGGCCTTTTATGCCGGTGACAAAATCAATATATTCCGTCCTGAAAAATATCATGAAAGATTTAACAGGTCGTGCCTGAGGCTCTGTATACCTCCAGTTGAATACGATTTATTTATCGAGGGCATAAAAGAGCTTGTAATGCTGGATGGGCACTGGGTACCCAAAAGCAAGGGGACCTCATTATACATTCGGCCATTTATTTTTGCCACAGACGATTTTCTTGGTGTGAGGGCCTCAGACACTTATTGCTTTCTAATTATCACCTCGCCTGTCGGCGCATATTATAAGGAAGGTATTAACCCTGTAAGGCTTATTACTTCAGGTGAATATACAAGAGCCGCAAAGGGCGGTCTCGGTGAGGCAAAGACGCCAGCCAATTATGCCGCCAGTTTATTACCTGCACAGCTTGCCCAGGCTAAAGGATTTACACAGGTATTATGGCTTGATGGCGTGGAGAACAGGTTTATTGAAGAAGTAGGAACTATGAATATCTTCTTTATGATCAACAATAGATTGATAACACCCTCCCTTGAGGGAACTATTTTGTCTGGCGTTACAAGAGACTCGGTGATAGTTCTTGCAAAAGAATGGGGTATTCCGGTTGAGGAACGTCGTGTATCTATAGATGAGTTGATCTCTTCATCAAAAAAAGGGTTATTGCAGGAAGTCTTCGGTACAGGGACGGCAGCCGTTATATCACCGGTAGGAGAAATAAGACATGAAGAAGAAACGATTATCATTAATAACAAGAGAATAGGGGATTTGTCTCAAAGATTATATGATGAGATAACAGGTATACAGTATGGGGAAAAAGAGGATAGATTTAGCTGGCGTCTTTCGTTCTCTATCCCTCCGAATCTATAAAATGACTTACAGATTGAATGTGTGAAGGGCTGATAAGTGAATAATAAATGAATGATGATCTGCTGTCCATTACCTCACTTGAAGAAGGTGAAGAGGGTATAGTCTATTCAATTACCGGCGGTAATAAATTTGTAGGCAGGCTTGCCGGAATGGGTATTGTTCCTGGTATAAGAATTAAAATCCTCAGAAACATCGGTGGTCTGATTATTGTCCTTGCTTCGGATACAAGGATTGCCCTTGGCAAGGGTCAGGCCAACAAAATACTGGCAGTTAAATTGCATGCCCAGGATATTGAAGCAGAACCGGCAAAAGGGAAAAAGTCTCTTCTTGTGGCGCTTGCAGGACAGCCTAATGTAGGAAAGTCTACTGTTTTTAATATTCTCACCGGTTTGTCCCAGCATGTAGGGAACTGGCCAGGCAAAACGGTTGAAAAGTTTGAAGGAGTGCATGAAAATGAAGGTTTCAGTATAAGGATTGTAGATCTCCCGGGTACGTACAGTCTCAGTGCATTGTCAGATGAGGAGATGGTTGCCAGGGATTTTATCATTCACGCACATCCGGATGTTATTGTTCTTATTGCAAATGCGTCTGCTTTAGACAGAAGTCTCTATCTCCTCTCCGAGATTCTTATCCTTGGTCCGCCGGTTGTTTTTGCCGTAAATATGATTGATGTGGCAGAGGAGCAGGGTATTCACATAGATGCGGATATACTGCAAAAATCCCTTGGGATACCGGTTATACCAATGGTTGCCAAGAAGAACCGCGGCATAAAGGAGCTTGTATCGACTGTGATCGGGCTTGCGAAAGGAGAGTTGGCTTATGAACCGAGGATCCCCGATGTTTCTGAAGACCATCGGACTATATTCCAAAAAATAAATGAACTTGTAGGCGAACATGCCTCGCCGCCGCATCCCGATGTATGGATTGCAACAAAATTGATGGAGGGTGACCCTGAGGCATTGGAAGAGATGAAGGAGCTTCTGCCGGCAGATACATGGAATAAGATAGAGCATCTCCTTCTAAAGCATGAAGATGCCTTGCGTGCTGTTGTTGGAGGAAGATACGACTGGATTGAAGATATAACGCGCGCTGCGGTTTCGAGGTTTAAAATGGGGCAGGTATTGATAACCGACCGCATAGATCATGCCCTTACACGTCCCGTTATAGGGATTCCGGTATTGCTGGGCATTCTTGCAGTAATCTTTACGCTTACTTTCAAGATAGGGTATCCTCTTCAGAAATGGCTTGAATTGACCATAAAATCTTTCGGCAGCTTGATTGACGCATCATTGCACAATGCACCTTTCTGGATCAAGGGTTTGCTTATTAACGGTATTATCGGGGGCGTAGGTTCTGTGCTCACCT
The sequence above is a segment of the Pseudomonadota bacterium genome. Coding sequences within it:
- a CDS encoding rubrerythrin family protein, whose amino-acid sequence is MSKTENNLKDAFAGESQANRKYLAFAKKAEDEGYKQAAKLFRAAAEAETVHAHNHLRELKGIRTTKENLEEAIGGETHEFTEMYPVMIEEAKAEGNNGAMRSFNIANEVEKIHAALYKKALETLGNNEETEYYICKVCGCTIEGEPPDTCPVCGAKKMAFYKVE
- a CDS encoding flavodoxin family protein; this translates as MLRIVAFHGSPRVGGNSDILLQEVLKQIDREGHKIRFFRLNLMNIKPCQNCGGCDETGTCVIDDDMGGIYDAVRAADRVILSSPIFFFSLSAQSKIMIDRFQCFWCEKYLLNRPIPEGPHGRKGLLVLVGGMKKDIGIQCGEATAKAFFRTISVPEHETLSYLGIDHKGAILHHSTALEDARSAGERLIKL
- a CDS encoding branched-chain amino acid aminotransferase, producing the protein MRTTKTLKSRKHAVDYNNLGFGQHFSDHMFSCNYKNGKWDIPQIVPYGSISVSPSICSLHYGQIVFEGLKAFYAGDKINIFRPEKYHERFNRSCLRLCIPPVEYDLFIEGIKELVMLDGHWVPKSKGTSLYIRPFIFATDDFLGVRASDTYCFLIITSPVGAYYKEGINPVRLITSGEYTRAAKGGLGEAKTPANYAASLLPAQLAQAKGFTQVLWLDGVENRFIEEVGTMNIFFMINNRLITPSLEGTILSGVTRDSVIVLAKEWGIPVEERRVSIDELISSSKKGLLQEVFGTGTAAVISPVGEIRHEEETIIINNKRIGDLSQRLYDEITGIQYGEKEDRFSWRLSFSIPPNL
- the feoB gene encoding ferrous iron transport protein B, yielding MNDDLLSITSLEEGEEGIVYSITGGNKFVGRLAGMGIVPGIRIKILRNIGGLIIVLASDTRIALGKGQANKILAVKLHAQDIEAEPAKGKKSLLVALAGQPNVGKSTVFNILTGLSQHVGNWPGKTVEKFEGVHENEGFSIRIVDLPGTYSLSALSDEEMVARDFIIHAHPDVIVLIANASALDRSLYLLSEILILGPPVVFAVNMIDVAEEQGIHIDADILQKSLGIPVIPMVAKKNRGIKELVSTVIGLAKGELAYEPRIPDVSEDHRTIFQKINELVGEHASPPHPDVWIATKLMEGDPEALEEMKELLPADTWNKIEHLLLKHEDALRAVVGGRYDWIEDITRAAVSRFKMGQVLITDRIDHALTRPVIGIPVLLGILAVIFTLTFKIGYPLQKWLELTIKSFGSLIDASLHNAPFWIKGLLINGIIGGVGSVLTFVPLLIIFFTSMAFLEDVGYMARAAFVMDRFMHIIGLHGKSFLPMCLGFGCNVPSIMGARIIESKRARLLTIFLTPFVPCTARLAAMTFIAAAVFGEKALVVSWFLIALNLLALGFTGMIMGRFFLKDVPVPFIMELPLYHKPDIRTIAATVRNRTMSFIKKAGTIILGFSVLIWIISSFPGGNIENSILGWIGRLIEPVGIPLGLDWKMIVALLSSIVAKENAIATLGVLYSVGDQGLMDVLPKIISHASSLSFLVTLMLFIPCAPTFAVMKREMGSWKWFLTSFISMLFISYCGGMAAYRLALLLGI